Proteins from one Moorella sp. E308F genomic window:
- a CDS encoding PhoH family protein — MSWATYEVSEKEFKDLVEYGIPIKVPVDVLEANCGVEVRTIRGGFINAIYDANLGAIRKLNSYNPIYKEIPNRELMLYNDYLQNEKITTIVVDGFFGTGKTATVCSHLVPGLLAELEGGKGIPVAYLTKPHESLGRTYGHLPGNLAEKSKEEFTSFFQYFERFGHPFLVERLTGEDGSGCRLLNIMVFEYLRGRDIDRGWIILDEAQNTDRKEMVSFISRVGDGAKLIILGDSTATQIDKRNNDSENNGLSFAKEIFRGKKYAGIVTLQSTKHILRGQRVRDVYLALRNS; from the coding sequence ATGAGTTGGGCAACTTATGAGGTATCAGAGAAAGAATTTAAAGATTTAGTAGAATACGGGATACCCATTAAAGTACCAGTGGATGTTTTAGAGGCTAATTGTGGTGTAGAGGTACGAACTATTAGGGGAGGTTTTATAAACGCGATTTATGATGCGAATTTAGGAGCTATAAGAAAATTAAATAGTTATAACCCCATTTATAAGGAAATACCTAACAGGGAATTAATGTTATATAATGATTATCTTCAAAATGAGAAGATAACAACGATTGTAGTAGACGGCTTTTTTGGAACAGGGAAAACGGCTACAGTATGTTCACATCTTGTTCCTGGTCTATTGGCTGAGTTGGAGGGTGGTAAAGGTATTCCTGTTGCTTATCTAACAAAACCTCACGAAAGCCTGGGCCGCACTTATGGACACTTACCTGGAAATTTAGCAGAAAAGTCTAAAGAAGAGTTTACGTCTTTTTTTCAGTATTTTGAGCGGTTTGGGCACCCCTTTTTAGTAGAAAGACTAACAGGAGAAGATGGTTCTGGTTGTAGATTACTGAATATTATGGTATTTGAATATTTGCGGGGGCGGGATATAGATAGAGGTTGGATTATTCTTGATGAGGCACAAAATACAGATCGTAAAGAAATGGTTTCTTTTATTAGTCGGGTGGGAGATGGCGCAAAGTTGATAATTCTTGGAGATTCTACCGCTACGCAAATTGATAAACGAAATAATGACAGTGAAAATAATGGATTAAGTTTTGCTAAAGAGATTTTTAGAGGTAAAAAATATGCAGGAATAGTGACTTTACAAAGTACGAAACATATTTTACGGGGTCAGCGAGTAAGAGATGTTTATTTAGCTCTTCGCAATAGTTAG
- a CDS encoding DNA N-6-adenine-methyltransferase: MGINKGLFSSASDEWETPQELFDQLNEEFHFDLDPCATPQNAKCAQFFTKKENGLKQDWFGTVFMNPPYGREIKQWVQKAYEEAEKGCTVVCLLPARTDTSWFHDYCLKGEIRFLRGRLKFGSAKNSAPFPSMIVIFRKKAA; this comes from the coding sequence ATGGGAATAAATAAAGGACTTTTTTCTTCGGCTTCAGATGAATGGGAAACTCCTCAAGAACTTTTTGATCAGCTTAATGAGGAGTTTCATTTTGATCTTGATCCCTGTGCCACCCCCCAAAATGCTAAATGTGCCCAATTTTTTACTAAGAAGGAAAATGGATTAAAGCAGGATTGGTTTGGAACTGTTTTTATGAATCCCCCTTATGGGCGTGAAATTAAGCAATGGGTACAGAAGGCGTATGAAGAAGCGGAGAAGGGGTGTACTGTGGTGTGTCTATTACCAGCCAGGACGGATACATCTTGGTTTCACGATTATTGTTTAAAAGGAGAGATCCGCTTTCTTCGGGGACGGTTGAAGTTTGGTAGTGCAAAAAATAGCGCACCTTTTCCTAGTATGATTGTAATTTTTAGGAAGAAAGCGGCTTAG
- a CDS encoding DNRLRE domain-containing protein, whose product MDNLQSRIILLARNRMMGRAILEKLREFDLSSTIRLRINNDLQGKIGINPHSRMVGVAEVIQPPTTKEIFAPVADAFIRDGVPKLNYGVEEDIFIGRSGGGEVFRSFIRFDISTLPPGQIIKRAELVLYPASTNYTNELGLYEIGSSWNEYSVTWDNQPSNLDLVGVFNSGINETITVDVTDIVTSWYKQTKVNNGLLIKALDETNAVIARYYARESYLPPQLVVYYYNPSIQMSVGRGNLAGTIIVKKEESNDLISEIQVKSYWGKSELPAKLNVSDPTSLDCTIRVNKPNLISSINVIYTTKDNLESTVKVALKSAVDCLAFIAVSRDFISGNINVPHHNDLMAAITVRSGAVSDLLGWAGISRSVLNGIIEVPNRNDLHSTVVVYNLTGYNTPSQIWVPLRYNIPARLEVIGASKLLSSIIVVSGFIASTITVIRKESSDLAGQVTVRYASYEETVSSLSVRHSSYDDVSSSLVVYIVGEKDLLGVLSVRGTSNLESFIIIKQESYKDLIGYVQPIYHNDVESEVVVKQLASTDLDSILLSRRADGRELPGVILSRVKFANDLQAEIYVFRFGAYAFIM is encoded by the coding sequence ATGGACAATTTACAAAGTAGAATTATTCTTTTGGCCCGTAATAGGATGATGGGGCGGGCGATTTTAGAGAAACTGCGAGAATTTGATTTATCTTCCACCATTAGACTTAGAATAAATAATGACTTACAGGGTAAAATTGGGATAAATCCTCATAGTAGAATGGTGGGTGTGGCTGAAGTTATTCAGCCGCCTACTACAAAAGAAATTTTTGCCCCTGTAGCTGATGCTTTTATTCGTGATGGTGTTCCGAAGCTAAACTATGGTGTTGAAGAAGATATATTTATAGGTCGAAGTGGTGGGGGGGAAGTTTTTCGTTCTTTTATCAGATTTGATATAAGCACTTTACCTCCAGGCCAGATAATTAAGAGAGCAGAACTGGTTTTATATCCTGCTTCTACTAATTATACTAATGAATTAGGTCTTTATGAAATTGGTAGTTCATGGAATGAATACTCAGTAACGTGGGATAATCAGCCTAGTAACTTGGATTTAGTTGGTGTTTTTAATAGTGGAATTAATGAAACTATTACGGTTGATGTTACTGATATAGTCACATCCTGGTATAAACAAACTAAAGTAAATAATGGTTTGCTTATTAAAGCCTTAGATGAAACTAATGCTGTTATTGCTCGTTATTATGCAAGGGAAAGTTATCTTCCGCCTCAGTTAGTTGTTTATTATTACAATCCAAGTATACAGATGAGCGTGGGGCGGGGTAATTTAGCTGGTACTATTATTGTTAAAAAGGAAGAAAGTAATGATTTAATAAGCGAAATACAGGTTAAGAGTTATTGGGGTAAAAGTGAACTACCTGCTAAGTTAAATGTGTCTGATCCAACTTCTTTGGATTGCACTATTAGAGTTAATAAACCTAATCTTATATCGTCAATTAATGTAATTTATACTACTAAAGATAACCTGGAATCAACTGTCAAAGTTGCTTTAAAATCTGCTGTAGATTGTCTCGCTTTTATAGCTGTTTCGAGAGATTTTATATCGGGTAATATTAATGTGCCTCACCACAATGACTTAATGGCGGCAATTACAGTTCGGAGTGGTGCAGTGAGTGATTTATTAGGCTGGGCGGGGATAAGTAGATCTGTTCTAAATGGTATTATTGAAGTACCGAATAGAAATGATCTTCACAGTACAGTAGTGGTATACAATCTAACGGGGTATAATACGCCTAGTCAAATTTGGGTTCCTTTAAGATATAACATTCCTGCTCGATTAGAAGTTATAGGGGCCAGTAAATTACTAAGTAGTATAATTGTTGTTTCAGGATTTATAGCTTCTACTATTACTGTTATTAGAAAAGAAAGTAGTGATCTAGCTGGCCAGGTTACTGTTAGGTATGCCTCATATGAAGAGACTGTTTCAAGTTTGAGTGTACGACATAGTAGTTATGATGATGTTTCTTCTAGTTTGGTAGTATATATTGTTGGTGAAAAAGATTTATTAGGAGTATTATCTGTTAGAGGTACTTCTAATCTAGAGAGTTTTATAATTATAAAACAGGAATCTTACAAAGATTTAATAGGTTATGTTCAACCTATTTACCATAATGACGTTGAATCTGAAGTTGTTGTCAAGCAATTAGCTTCTACAGATTTGGATAGTATTCTTTTAAGTAGAAGGGCTGATGGTCGTGAGCTTCCTGGGGTTATCTTATCACGAGTAAAATTTGCTAATGATTTACAAGCAGAAATTTATGTTTTTCGCTTTGGAGCTTACGCCTTTATAATGTAA
- the xerA gene encoding site-specific tyrosine recombinase/integron integrase — MNYLEKFQLYLEIEKNFSHNTVSAYLSDIQQFFRFINKTPEKIVPDDISAFLVNLHMKGVSVATANRKLSAIKTFFNVMLRKGIIDQNPAALIETAKTEQRLPHPIDEQTIEKLINAPDNLRDRTIMEILYATGIRREELVNIKISDIDLQEGSLRVIGKGNKERIIPLYPKILMLIKELIQTHNSKWLFPGRKNNHLSTRQVNDIVKKWAQKIKQENITPHKFRHSFCSHLYKAGAELKVIQDLAGHASPNTTNLYTKVSNTRNRLEYLRFHPHAREKVSNE, encoded by the coding sequence TTGAACTACCTAGAGAAATTTCAACTTTACCTTGAAATAGAAAAAAACTTTTCTCATAACACAGTTAGTGCATATCTCTCTGATATTCAACAGTTTTTCCGATTTATAAACAAAACACCTGAAAAAATTGTTCCCGACGACATTTCAGCTTTTCTCGTGAATCTACATATGAAAGGAGTCTCAGTCGCCACCGCTAATAGAAAATTATCCGCGATTAAAACCTTTTTTAATGTAATGCTTCGTAAAGGTATTATAGACCAAAACCCTGCCGCCCTCATAGAAACAGCAAAAACAGAACAACGACTGCCCCATCCTATAGACGAACAAACAATAGAAAAACTTATTAATGCTCCAGACAACCTAAGAGATAGAACTATCATGGAAATTTTGTATGCTACAGGAATAAGAAGAGAAGAACTCGTCAATATTAAAATTAGTGATATAGACCTTCAAGAAGGTAGTCTTAGAGTGATTGGTAAAGGTAATAAGGAACGAATTATTCCTCTCTATCCTAAAATCTTAATGCTTATCAAAGAACTTATACAAACTCACAATAGTAAATGGCTTTTTCCAGGCCGTAAAAATAACCACCTATCCACCCGTCAAGTCAATGACATAGTAAAAAAGTGGGCACAAAAAATAAAACAAGAAAACATCACCCCCCACAAATTTCGTCACTCGTTTTGTAGTCACTTATACAAAGCGGGCGCTGAATTAAAAGTCATTCAAGACTTAGCTGGTCACGCCAGCCCCAATACCACTAATTTATATACTAAAGTTAGTAATACCCGAAATCGACTAGAATATCTCCGCTTCCACCCACACGCTAGGGAGAAGGTGTCTAATGAATGA
- a CDS encoding helix-turn-helix domain-containing protein, with product MDLFDVRFASTEKEFIYNFGVNRGHSLSYAKVNRCLFLSDAAKQLYHSLCDYAYGERKDCYPSQALLRLGLGWSKQTLSNHLKELEKMGFITIEKEGFGKPAKYNLQELHKIPALYHSEIIYSIRPTSTEELEKFYTAVVEYKKSDLCREIMDSANPLAYMEQIKLWFKTFLGLDNTSNSSEEEKVEEVKDKSSKSNKVKLTTPKVFKVDPLIQEENLIISKKKRRRLSYKEIDVEDWNTNHFVAYFEDLYWEKYHAPYITTKADRGAMKRLLNSGKSKAMLKQHIENFISLDFFEAPTITSFSSSYVQAVLDTYLSTRRLPTFKRKSNHGGKINEEWARGLDELMDSD from the coding sequence ATGGACTTGTTTGATGTTCGATTTGCGTCTACGGAAAAAGAGTTTATTTATAATTTCGGTGTTAATCGTGGTCATTCTCTTTCTTATGCTAAGGTAAACAGGTGTTTGTTTTTATCGGATGCCGCGAAACAGTTGTACCATAGTTTATGTGACTATGCTTATGGTGAAAGAAAAGACTGCTACCCTAGTCAGGCCCTTTTACGATTGGGGTTGGGGTGGAGTAAACAAACTCTTAGTAATCACTTAAAAGAGTTAGAAAAAATGGGTTTTATTACTATAGAAAAAGAAGGGTTTGGAAAACCAGCTAAGTATAACCTGCAAGAACTTCATAAAATACCTGCTTTATATCATTCGGAAATTATTTACTCTATTCGTCCCACTAGTACAGAGGAACTGGAAAAGTTTTATACGGCGGTGGTGGAGTATAAAAAATCAGATCTTTGTAGAGAAATTATGGATTCGGCTAATCCGCTGGCTTATATGGAACAAATAAAATTGTGGTTTAAAACTTTTTTGGGGTTAGATAATACAAGTAATTCCTCTGAAGAAGAAAAAGTAGAAGAAGTGAAGGATAAATCCTCTAAAAGTAATAAAGTGAAGTTAACAACACCTAAAGTTTTTAAAGTTGATCCATTAATCCAAGAAGAAAATCTTATAATCTCTAAAAAGAAACGGCGGAGATTGAGCTATAAAGAAATTGATGTGGAAGATTGGAATACTAATCATTTTGTGGCTTATTTTGAGGATCTTTATTGGGAAAAGTATCATGCTCCTTATATAACCACTAAAGCTGATCGGGGGGCGATGAAACGGCTTTTAAATAGTGGTAAAAGTAAAGCGATGCTTAAACAACATATTGAGAATTTCATTTCTCTTGATTTCTTTGAGGCTCCGACAATAACTAGTTTCAGTTCCAGTTATGTGCAGGCTGTTTTGGATACTTATTTAAGTACAAGAAGATTGCCTACATTTAAGCGAAAGAGTAATCATGGCGGGAAGATTAATGAAGAATGGGCGCGGGGTTTGGATGAATTAATGGATAGTGATTAG
- a CDS encoding ATP-binding protein, whose protein sequence is MPPYTECENCVATGFCKAYSGEVVLTNKKNWCSARFRLYKALKLAQIPIEYWRANLTNYILDKDNEKVYQKIKPKLGNIVEEVKRGFNLFFYSDKFGTGKTYHAAMFLNHYIYKVCLTREFDFETPPALFVVYPDLMDKLRMYKDEMQDYLTWVKEVPLVLFDDIGAGTMTDFTREQTYLILNHRFNNRLSTIITSNLSLSKLGQDTALGERNVSRLTAHFQGIVVSGEDRRRKR, encoded by the coding sequence ATGCCGCCTTATACAGAATGTGAGAATTGTGTTGCGACAGGTTTTTGTAAAGCTTATTCGGGGGAAGTGGTTTTAACTAATAAAAAAAACTGGTGTAGTGCCCGTTTTAGGCTTTATAAGGCTTTAAAGTTAGCACAAATACCGATTGAGTATTGGCGTGCTAATCTTACCAACTATATTTTAGATAAAGATAACGAGAAGGTTTACCAAAAGATAAAACCTAAATTGGGTAATATTGTGGAAGAAGTTAAGCGAGGATTTAATTTATTTTTCTATAGCGATAAATTCGGGACGGGAAAGACTTACCATGCGGCCATGTTTCTTAACCACTATATTTACAAGGTGTGCTTAACTAGGGAGTTCGATTTTGAAACCCCACCTGCTTTATTTGTAGTTTATCCAGACTTAATGGATAAATTGCGGATGTATAAGGATGAGATGCAGGATTACTTGACGTGGGTAAAAGAGGTTCCCTTAGTGCTTTTTGATGATATTGGAGCTGGAACAATGACTGATTTTACTCGTGAACAGACTTATTTGATCTTGAATCATCGCTTTAATAATCGACTATCCACCATTATTACTTCTAATCTATCCCTTTCAAAATTGGGTCAAGATACTGCCTTGGGTGAACGAAACGTGTCAAGATTAACGGCGCATTTTCAGGGGATTGTGGTCAGCGGGGAGGATAGGAGGAGGAAAAGATGA
- a CDS encoding DnaB-like helicase C-terminal domain-containing protein produces the protein MIEELQVINYWLQSKEPGYLYKQGLDHSYFFATSDIVAWIEQFITRTGVLPSLETVAAEFEEFKILSDLDPIDYLVNVLKEQKAYTEYRPLLTKNAQLVSEGRTIDAMWQMVAEVNSLLKKYTGKITRYDWVRDALERYDKYMEKHGQQGLNGLTTGIKQLDEYTGGWRSDDLILLVGRTNEGKSFVGTYFAYVVWRSLLSTDITNPVIYITTEMPELEIAYRLDTLRAHFSNRGLNEGKLPDPQLYKEYLEELRKNKNGFLILSEEANGGKPFTPADIRVIIEAEKPAFMVIDQLYDLSDGIGERDIRKRIVNVTNQIRDVNLYTQTPMMLIAQAGRASAIEGKKDPNATPELFQVQESDNPAQKATRVLTLRMINDVFKISLKKNRGGIRNVDVYMRVDLDTGIWEEIDPEETVF, from the coding sequence ATGATTGAGGAATTACAAGTTATAAATTACTGGTTGCAATCTAAAGAACCAGGCTATTTGTATAAACAGGGTTTAGATCATTCCTACTTTTTTGCTACCAGTGATATAGTAGCTTGGATTGAGCAATTTATAACTCGTACAGGTGTCCTCCCCTCTTTGGAAACCGTAGCGGCGGAGTTTGAGGAATTTAAGATTCTAAGTGACTTAGATCCTATAGACTATCTTGTAAATGTATTGAAGGAGCAGAAGGCTTATACCGAATATCGTCCTTTATTGACGAAAAATGCCCAATTGGTTAGTGAAGGCCGTACTATTGATGCCATGTGGCAGATGGTGGCTGAGGTTAATTCCTTATTAAAAAAATATACGGGTAAAATAACTCGGTACGATTGGGTTAGGGATGCTTTAGAACGTTATGACAAGTATATGGAGAAGCACGGCCAGCAAGGACTAAATGGTTTAACGACAGGAATTAAACAATTAGATGAATATACAGGGGGTTGGCGGAGTGATGATTTAATTCTTTTAGTGGGAAGAACAAATGAGGGTAAGTCTTTTGTAGGAACTTATTTTGCTTATGTGGTTTGGAGAAGTTTACTGTCTACTGATATAACTAATCCTGTAATTTACATTACGACAGAAATGCCTGAATTAGAAATAGCTTATCGGTTAGATACTTTACGAGCTCATTTTTCTAATCGGGGGTTGAATGAGGGAAAGCTACCTGATCCCCAACTCTATAAGGAATATCTGGAGGAACTTAGGAAAAACAAGAATGGGTTTTTGATTTTAAGTGAAGAAGCTAATGGGGGAAAACCATTTACCCCTGCTGATATAAGAGTCATTATTGAAGCGGAGAAGCCAGCTTTTATGGTGATTGATCAATTGTATGACTTAAGTGATGGTATAGGAGAGCGGGATATTCGGAAACGCATTGTTAATGTAACTAATCAGATTAGGGATGTAAACCTTTATACCCAAACACCGATGATGCTCATTGCCCAGGCGGGGCGTGCATCGGCTATTGAAGGTAAAAAAGATCCTAATGCTACACCTGAATTATTTCAGGTGCAGGAAAGTGATAATCCTGCTCAGAAGGCTACTAGAGTATTAACCCTTAGAATGATAAATGACGTATTTAAAATCTCTTTAAAGAAGAATAGGGGAGGGATACGGAATGTAGACGTTTATATGCGAGTCGACCTGGATACAGGTATATGGGAAGAGATTGATCCTGAAGAGACAGTTTTTTAG
- a CDS encoding Fe-S-oxidoreductase encodes MDILKNIKVPTGNILIVQGEKGQLECLSLGDYGKDVNLKADFLGLTREIEKVKHQKLLPLTEKWVITISTQYGCSMNCLFCDVPKVGKGINATYEDLKGQIIAGLSLHPEVTCTKRLNVHYARMGEPTWNKNVLTFTRNMRKELCPYIGRSLIHPVVSTMLPKNNKNLMEFLANWMEIKNYDFRGNAGLQFSINSTSDQERAYMFNNNSLTLDAISEIGKDLDFPRGRKITLNFAVAEYEINAEKLRDLFSPKKFLVKLTPMHKTKNALERGIKTKGDYTTYYPYQKIEEELKKVGFDVLVFIASEYEDLGRITCGNAILSGTLPDCPYEII; translated from the coding sequence ATGGATATATTAAAGAACATTAAAGTTCCAACAGGGAATATACTAATCGTCCAAGGAGAGAAAGGACAATTAGAGTGTTTATCTTTAGGTGATTATGGCAAAGATGTGAATTTGAAGGCTGATTTTTTGGGGCTTACACGGGAAATTGAAAAAGTGAAGCATCAAAAGTTGTTACCTTTAACTGAGAAGTGGGTAATCACTATTAGTACACAATATGGGTGTTCGATGAATTGTCTCTTCTGTGATGTGCCCAAAGTAGGTAAGGGGATAAATGCTACTTATGAAGATTTAAAAGGACAAATTATAGCTGGTTTATCTTTACATCCTGAAGTTACTTGTACTAAAAGGCTAAATGTTCATTATGCTAGAATGGGAGAACCGACTTGGAACAAGAATGTGTTAACTTTTACTAGAAATATGCGTAAAGAACTGTGTCCGTATATTGGAAGAAGTTTAATTCATCCTGTTGTGTCTACTATGTTGCCCAAAAACAATAAAAACCTCATGGAATTTCTTGCGAACTGGATGGAAATTAAAAACTATGATTTTCGTGGAAACGCAGGGTTACAATTTTCTATTAATTCTACTTCAGATCAAGAACGGGCATATATGTTTAATAATAATTCTTTAACCTTAGATGCTATTTCTGAGATAGGCAAAGACCTAGATTTTCCCAGGGGAAGAAAAATAACCTTGAATTTTGCTGTAGCTGAATATGAAATAAATGCAGAGAAGTTAAGAGATCTATTTAGTCCTAAAAAGTTCTTAGTTAAATTAACTCCAATGCACAAAACTAAAAACGCTTTAGAACGTGGTATCAAAACAAAAGGTGATTATACTACTTACTATCCATATCAGAAGATAGAAGAAGAACTTAAAAAAGTTGGTTTTGATGTTTTAGTATTTATAGCCAGTGAGTATGAAGATCTAGGACGGATAACCTGTGGTAATGCCATATTAAGTGGGACATTACCTGATTGTCCTTATGAAATAATATAA
- the thyX gene encoding FAD-dependent thymidylate synthase: MAIRFEFNGVRYNNVVDLSKALPPMTSVLIGWYDGAEILCANAAGLCYDTKIEYDFDGENYFLHGRGVKILKHCIESKHNTVLEHGTATFLKKVPIFVARQDLRARIASFDERSLRFCRADDGSLEYYIPDYLSEKRIKQLYARNEMDKAHFLEQMRNDWISWHEKAKEMYSHYADSELLEMLDRERVRETVRALLPLGISTVYLDTRNLWSWIHHAEKRLCLRAQKEIREIRQQEINQLKEVFPSIFKYVDKPCFTRGGCQEAIPCGKIKLDSNKQAITSSIEVNENS, translated from the coding sequence ATGGCGATACGATTTGAATTTAATGGTGTAAGATATAATAATGTGGTAGACTTATCAAAAGCATTACCTCCAATGACTTCAGTTTTAATAGGTTGGTATGATGGTGCTGAAATTCTTTGTGCTAATGCCGCTGGCCTTTGCTATGATACTAAAATAGAGTATGATTTTGATGGAGAGAATTATTTTTTACATGGGCGAGGGGTAAAAATACTTAAACATTGTATTGAATCTAAGCATAATACGGTGTTGGAGCATGGCACGGCAACCTTTTTGAAAAAAGTTCCTATTTTTGTAGCGCGGCAGGATTTACGAGCGCGGATAGCATCTTTTGATGAACGAAGTTTACGGTTTTGTAGGGCCGATGATGGTAGTTTAGAATATTATATTCCTGATTATTTGTCGGAAAAACGGATCAAGCAATTATATGCACGGAATGAGATGGATAAAGCGCATTTTCTTGAGCAGATGAGAAATGACTGGATTAGCTGGCATGAGAAAGCTAAAGAAATGTATTCTCATTATGCTGATAGTGAGCTACTGGAGATGCTGGACAGGGAAAGAGTTAGAGAAACGGTACGTGCCCTCCTTCCTTTAGGAATTAGTACGGTTTATCTAGACACTCGTAATTTATGGTCGTGGATACATCATGCTGAAAAACGCCTTTGTTTGCGGGCGCAAAAAGAAATACGGGAAATACGACAGCAGGAAATTAATCAGTTAAAGGAAGTGTTTCCGTCTATTTTTAAGTATGTAGATAAGCCTTGTTTTACACGAGGGGGGTGTCAGGAGGCTATTCCTTGTGGGAAAATAAAGTTAGATAGTAATAAGCAGGCTATAACTTCTTCCATAGAAGTGAATGAAAATAGTTAA
- a CDS encoding CHC2 zinc finger domain-containing protein produces the protein MDLLASLPIDIEELLSNLRDYWLANPQFNYNPKALTGLKESGDNIMFCCPFHPENRPSCGIKVSYPYVWNCFSCGSSGNLPQLVAHVLNFPSEFQGMQFLVKNYFVTSMHERPPLDIESILDGKELDKKSSIPEEVVFKYAQNNHPYMLRRGFNTRTLRKYEIGFDPETNTITFPVRTSKGVVRFIKRRSVEGKTFLNAKGVYKKDIIYGLYYLLQAPKSIQEIYLTESETDTLACYQAKLPAGAVMGRILFEEQVKELMKAGIRVVNLFFDNDAPGLEAIKQAYSLITKMSPIRCKVVVYPGGWIYNTNKVLYKDANELLLAGKIKEIKTVPYEALQYNQGGKL, from the coding sequence TTGGATCTGTTGGCTAGTTTACCAATCGACATAGAAGAGTTATTGTCAAATTTAAGGGATTACTGGTTAGCGAATCCTCAGTTTAATTATAACCCCAAGGCGTTGACTGGATTGAAGGAAAGTGGCGATAATATAATGTTTTGTTGTCCTTTCCATCCAGAAAATAGACCTTCCTGCGGTATTAAAGTTTCTTACCCGTATGTTTGGAACTGTTTCAGTTGCGGCAGTTCAGGTAATTTGCCACAACTAGTAGCGCACGTATTGAACTTTCCTTCTGAGTTTCAAGGTATGCAGTTTCTTGTAAAAAATTATTTTGTAACTTCTATGCATGAACGCCCTCCTTTGGACATAGAGTCTATATTAGACGGAAAAGAACTAGATAAAAAAAGTTCAATACCTGAAGAAGTAGTTTTTAAGTATGCCCAAAATAATCATCCTTATATGCTGAGGCGGGGTTTTAATACCAGGACTTTACGAAAATATGAAATAGGTTTTGATCCTGAAACGAATACTATTACTTTTCCTGTCCGTACTTCCAAGGGTGTAGTACGTTTTATTAAACGACGTTCTGTAGAAGGTAAAACTTTTTTAAATGCTAAAGGGGTTTACAAGAAAGATATTATTTATGGCTTATATTATCTTCTCCAAGCTCCAAAATCTATTCAGGAGATATACTTAACTGAATCGGAGACTGATACCTTAGCTTGTTATCAGGCTAAATTGCCAGCAGGTGCGGTCATGGGGCGCATTTTATTTGAAGAACAAGTAAAGGAGTTGATGAAAGCTGGTATCAGGGTAGTGAATTTATTTTTTGATAACGATGCACCAGGACTGGAGGCCATTAAGCAGGCTTATTCGTTAATAACGAAAATGTCACCCATTAGGTGTAAGGTAGTAGTTTATCCTGGTGGCTGGATTTACAACACAAATAAAGTTCTTTATAAAGATGCTAATGAACTTTTATTAGCAGGAAAAATAAAAGAGATAAAAACTGTGCCCTATGAAGCCTTGCAATATAATCAGGGAGGAAAGTTATGA
- a CDS encoding sigma-70 family RNA polymerase sigma factor, protein MNVNVAYNKKSSLDEYLLRAKRVTEAKVRGINFAGMETDDVIQEVLLKVYSKMADYDSSRASIQTFIEAIINSTIKDLFRKAARASNLAVVNALQLVEDTSDVEDEVLASVATVGYEEEGYDYTNSFYDLMNNTGLTEREKEIIELRLKGYSFSEIARALKVSSPRINQMWKKIIIKCEKLYK, encoded by the coding sequence ATGAACGTTAACGTGGCGTATAATAAAAAGTCTTCGCTTGATGAGTACCTTCTTAGGGCCAAGAGGGTAACGGAAGCAAAAGTGCGCGGGATTAATTTTGCAGGTATGGAAACAGACGATGTTATTCAGGAAGTTTTGTTAAAAGTTTACAGTAAGATGGCTGATTATGATAGTTCTAGGGCATCTATTCAAACGTTTATTGAAGCTATTATTAATAGCACTATTAAAGATTTATTCCGTAAAGCGGCTAGAGCTTCTAATTTAGCAGTTGTAAATGCTTTACAATTAGTAGAAGATACATCAGATGTTGAAGATGAAGTGTTAGCTTCAGTAGCTACTGTTGGTTATGAAGAAGAAGGTTATGATTATACAAACAGTTTTTATGACCTTATGAATAATACGGGATTAACAGAACGGGAAAAGGAAATTATAGAGTTAAGGTTAAAGGGTTATAGTTTTAGTGAGATAGCTAGAGCGTTGAAAGTTTCTTCGCCGCGTATTAACCAGATGTGGAAAAAAATAATTATTAAATGTGAGAAATTATATAAATGA